A genomic window from Salvia miltiorrhiza cultivar Shanhuang (shh) chromosome 5, IMPLAD_Smil_shh, whole genome shotgun sequence includes:
- the LOC130986179 gene encoding cysteine synthase 2 isoform X2 yields MVALARTAGAAVTALSLIGLLSYIIIHNTKSRLKPRSRKAAVKKGVVAAIGNTPLIRIDSLSDATGCEILGKAEFLNPGGSVKDRVALKIIQEALECGALSPGGVVTEGSAGSTAISLATVAPAFGCSCHVVIPDDAAIEKSQILEALGATVERVRPVSITHKDHFVNIARRRAHEANELASKYQDLSEIDNNINQLNDTDAAFETNSSKYLTNCKGGFFADQFENLANFRAHHEGTGPEIWEQVGGKLDAFVAAAGTGGTVAGVSRYLKEKDSSIKCFLVDPPGSGLFNKVTRGVMYTREEAEGRRLKNPFDTITEGIGINRLTENFKLAVLDGAFRGSDKEAVEMSRYVLKNDGLFLGSSSAMNCVGAVRVAQQMGPGHTIITILCDSGMRHLSKFYNAEYLAQYGLTPSASGLEFLGISSEKDINEPQM; encoded by the exons ATGGTGGCGCTCGCGAGAACTGCCGGCGCCGCCGTTactgctctctctctcatcgGTCTCCTCTCCTACATAATTATACATAACACTAAGTCTCGCTTAAAACCTAGGAGCAGAAAGGCCGCAGTCAAAAAGGGTGTCGTCGCCGCCATTGGCAACACTCCTCTCATCAGGATCGACAGCCTCTCCGACGCCACTGGATGCGAG ATTTTGGGGAAAGCGGAGTTTTTGAATCCTGGAGGTAGCGTCAAAGATAGAGTGGCACTGAAAATTATCCAAGAG GCTCTGGAATGTGGAGCTCTATCTCCTGGAGGAGTGGTCACTGAAGGCAGTGCTGGAAGCACAGCCATCAGTCTTGCAACCGTGGCTCCTGCTTTTGGATGCAGTTGCCATGTAGTTATCCCGGATGATGCTGCTATCGAGAAG TCTCAAATCCTGGAAGCTCTTGGTGCCACTGTGGAAAGAGTTAGGCCTGTTTCAATCACCCACAAAGATCACTTTGTCAATATTGCAAGGAGAAGAGCACACGAGGCAAACGAACTAGCCTCAAAGTACCAAGATTTGAGCGAAATTGACAACAATATCAATCAGCTTAATGACACTGATGCGGCCTTTGAAACGAATAGTTCAAAGTACTTAACCAACTGCAAAGGTGGTTTTTTTGCAGATCAATTCGAGAACCTTGCCAATTTCAGGGCTCACCATGAGGGAACTGGACCTGAGATTTGGGAACAAGTTGGTGGTAAATTGGATGCGTTTGTTGCAGCTGCTGGTACTGGTGGCACTGTCGCTGGAGTCTCTCGGTATCTGAAG GAGAAAGATTCCTCTATCAAGTGCTTTCTAGTCGATCCACCTGGTTCTGGTCTGTTCAACAAGGTGACGAGAGGAGTGATGTACACGAGAGAAGAAGCTGAAGGACGGAGGTTAAAAAACCCTTTCGATACGATCACTGAAGGAATTGGAATTAACAGACTGACAGAAAATTTCAAACTTGCAGTACTTGATGGGGCTTTTCGTGGCTCGGATAAAGAAGCTGTTGAGATGTCTAG GTATGTATTGAAGAACGACGGGCTGTTTCTTGGTAGTTCTTCAGCAATGAACTGTGTTGGAGCTGTCAGAGTGGCACAACAAATGGGCCCTGGTCACACCATCATAACAATTTTATGCGACAGTGGTATGAGGCATTTGAGTAAGTTTTACAATGCCGAATATTTGGCCCAGTATGGGCTGACGCCTTCAGCTTCTGGATTGGAGTTCCTTGGTATCAGTTCTG AAAAGGATATAAATGAGCCACAGATGTGA
- the LOC130986179 gene encoding cysteine synthase 2 isoform X4: MRGEILGKAEFLNPGGSVKDRVALKIIQEALECGALSPGGVVTEGSAGSTAISLATVAPAFGCSCHVVIPDDAAIEKSQILEALGATVERVRPVSITHKDHFVNIARRRAHEANELASKYQDLSEIDNNINQLNDTDAAFETNSSKYLTNCKGGFFADQFENLANFRAHHEGTGPEIWEQVGGKLDAFVAAAGTGGTVAGVSRYLKEKDSSIKCFLVDPPGSGLFNKVTRGVMYTREEAEGRRLKNPFDTITEGIGINRLTENFKLAVLDGAFRGSDKEAVEMSRYVLKNDGLFLGSSSAMNCVGAVRVAQQMGPGHTIITILCDSGMRHLSKFYNAEYLAQYGLTPSASGLEFLGISSEKDINEPQM, encoded by the exons ATGCGAGGTGAG ATTTTGGGGAAAGCGGAGTTTTTGAATCCTGGAGGTAGCGTCAAAGATAGAGTGGCACTGAAAATTATCCAAGAG GCTCTGGAATGTGGAGCTCTATCTCCTGGAGGAGTGGTCACTGAAGGCAGTGCTGGAAGCACAGCCATCAGTCTTGCAACCGTGGCTCCTGCTTTTGGATGCAGTTGCCATGTAGTTATCCCGGATGATGCTGCTATCGAGAAG TCTCAAATCCTGGAAGCTCTTGGTGCCACTGTGGAAAGAGTTAGGCCTGTTTCAATCACCCACAAAGATCACTTTGTCAATATTGCAAGGAGAAGAGCACACGAGGCAAACGAACTAGCCTCAAAGTACCAAGATTTGAGCGAAATTGACAACAATATCAATCAGCTTAATGACACTGATGCGGCCTTTGAAACGAATAGTTCAAAGTACTTAACCAACTGCAAAGGTGGTTTTTTTGCAGATCAATTCGAGAACCTTGCCAATTTCAGGGCTCACCATGAGGGAACTGGACCTGAGATTTGGGAACAAGTTGGTGGTAAATTGGATGCGTTTGTTGCAGCTGCTGGTACTGGTGGCACTGTCGCTGGAGTCTCTCGGTATCTGAAG GAGAAAGATTCCTCTATCAAGTGCTTTCTAGTCGATCCACCTGGTTCTGGTCTGTTCAACAAGGTGACGAGAGGAGTGATGTACACGAGAGAAGAAGCTGAAGGACGGAGGTTAAAAAACCCTTTCGATACGATCACTGAAGGAATTGGAATTAACAGACTGACAGAAAATTTCAAACTTGCAGTACTTGATGGGGCTTTTCGTGGCTCGGATAAAGAAGCTGTTGAGATGTCTAG GTATGTATTGAAGAACGACGGGCTGTTTCTTGGTAGTTCTTCAGCAATGAACTGTGTTGGAGCTGTCAGAGTGGCACAACAAATGGGCCCTGGTCACACCATCATAACAATTTTATGCGACAGTGGTATGAGGCATTTGAGTAAGTTTTACAATGCCGAATATTTGGCCCAGTATGGGCTGACGCCTTCAGCTTCTGGATTGGAGTTCCTTGGTATCAGTTCTG AAAAGGATATAAATGAGCCACAGATGTGA
- the LOC130986179 gene encoding cysteine synthase 2 isoform X3, protein MRGEILGKAEFLNPGGSVKDRVALKIIQEALECGALSPGGVVTEGSAGSTAISLATVAPAFGCSCHVVIPDDAAIEKSQILEALGATVERVRPVSITHKDHFVNIARRRAHEANELASKYQDLSEIDNNINQLNDTDAAFETNSSKYLTNCKGGFFADQFENLANFRAHHEGTGPEIWEQVGGKLDAFVAAAGTGGTVAGVSRYLKEKDSSIKCFLVDPPGSGLFNKVTRGVMYTREEAEGRRLKNPFDTITEGIGINRLTENFKLAVLDGAFRGSDKEAVEMSRYVLKNDGLFLGSSSAMNCVGAVRVAQQMGPGHTIITILCDSGMRHLSKFYNAEYLAQYGLTPSASGLEFLGISSGENFNEFQCICFLLLSTYSE, encoded by the exons ATGCGAGGTGAG ATTTTGGGGAAAGCGGAGTTTTTGAATCCTGGAGGTAGCGTCAAAGATAGAGTGGCACTGAAAATTATCCAAGAG GCTCTGGAATGTGGAGCTCTATCTCCTGGAGGAGTGGTCACTGAAGGCAGTGCTGGAAGCACAGCCATCAGTCTTGCAACCGTGGCTCCTGCTTTTGGATGCAGTTGCCATGTAGTTATCCCGGATGATGCTGCTATCGAGAAG TCTCAAATCCTGGAAGCTCTTGGTGCCACTGTGGAAAGAGTTAGGCCTGTTTCAATCACCCACAAAGATCACTTTGTCAATATTGCAAGGAGAAGAGCACACGAGGCAAACGAACTAGCCTCAAAGTACCAAGATTTGAGCGAAATTGACAACAATATCAATCAGCTTAATGACACTGATGCGGCCTTTGAAACGAATAGTTCAAAGTACTTAACCAACTGCAAAGGTGGTTTTTTTGCAGATCAATTCGAGAACCTTGCCAATTTCAGGGCTCACCATGAGGGAACTGGACCTGAGATTTGGGAACAAGTTGGTGGTAAATTGGATGCGTTTGTTGCAGCTGCTGGTACTGGTGGCACTGTCGCTGGAGTCTCTCGGTATCTGAAG GAGAAAGATTCCTCTATCAAGTGCTTTCTAGTCGATCCACCTGGTTCTGGTCTGTTCAACAAGGTGACGAGAGGAGTGATGTACACGAGAGAAGAAGCTGAAGGACGGAGGTTAAAAAACCCTTTCGATACGATCACTGAAGGAATTGGAATTAACAGACTGACAGAAAATTTCAAACTTGCAGTACTTGATGGGGCTTTTCGTGGCTCGGATAAAGAAGCTGTTGAGATGTCTAG GTATGTATTGAAGAACGACGGGCTGTTTCTTGGTAGTTCTTCAGCAATGAACTGTGTTGGAGCTGTCAGAGTGGCACAACAAATGGGCCCTGGTCACACCATCATAACAATTTTATGCGACAGTGGTATGAGGCATTTGAGTAAGTTTTACAATGCCGAATATTTGGCCCAGTATGGGCTGACGCCTTCAGCTTCTGGATTGGAGTTCCTTGGTATCAGTTCTGGTGAGAATTTCAATGAATTTCAATGTAtttgttttcttcttttatcgacTTATAGTGAATGA
- the LOC130986179 gene encoding cysteine synthase 2 isoform X1, which produces MVALARTAGAAVTALSLIGLLSYIIIHNTKSRLKPRSRKAAVKKGVVAAIGNTPLIRIDSLSDATGCEILGKAEFLNPGGSVKDRVALKIIQEALECGALSPGGVVTEGSAGSTAISLATVAPAFGCSCHVVIPDDAAIEKSQILEALGATVERVRPVSITHKDHFVNIARRRAHEANELASKYQDLSEIDNNINQLNDTDAAFETNSSKYLTNCKGGFFADQFENLANFRAHHEGTGPEIWEQVGGKLDAFVAAAGTGGTVAGVSRYLKEKDSSIKCFLVDPPGSGLFNKVTRGVMYTREEAEGRRLKNPFDTITEGIGINRLTENFKLAVLDGAFRGSDKEAVEMSRYVLKNDGLFLGSSSAMNCVGAVRVAQQMGPGHTIITILCDSGMRHLSKFYNAEYLAQYGLTPSASGLEFLGISSGENFNEFQCICFLLLSTYSE; this is translated from the exons ATGGTGGCGCTCGCGAGAACTGCCGGCGCCGCCGTTactgctctctctctcatcgGTCTCCTCTCCTACATAATTATACATAACACTAAGTCTCGCTTAAAACCTAGGAGCAGAAAGGCCGCAGTCAAAAAGGGTGTCGTCGCCGCCATTGGCAACACTCCTCTCATCAGGATCGACAGCCTCTCCGACGCCACTGGATGCGAG ATTTTGGGGAAAGCGGAGTTTTTGAATCCTGGAGGTAGCGTCAAAGATAGAGTGGCACTGAAAATTATCCAAGAG GCTCTGGAATGTGGAGCTCTATCTCCTGGAGGAGTGGTCACTGAAGGCAGTGCTGGAAGCACAGCCATCAGTCTTGCAACCGTGGCTCCTGCTTTTGGATGCAGTTGCCATGTAGTTATCCCGGATGATGCTGCTATCGAGAAG TCTCAAATCCTGGAAGCTCTTGGTGCCACTGTGGAAAGAGTTAGGCCTGTTTCAATCACCCACAAAGATCACTTTGTCAATATTGCAAGGAGAAGAGCACACGAGGCAAACGAACTAGCCTCAAAGTACCAAGATTTGAGCGAAATTGACAACAATATCAATCAGCTTAATGACACTGATGCGGCCTTTGAAACGAATAGTTCAAAGTACTTAACCAACTGCAAAGGTGGTTTTTTTGCAGATCAATTCGAGAACCTTGCCAATTTCAGGGCTCACCATGAGGGAACTGGACCTGAGATTTGGGAACAAGTTGGTGGTAAATTGGATGCGTTTGTTGCAGCTGCTGGTACTGGTGGCACTGTCGCTGGAGTCTCTCGGTATCTGAAG GAGAAAGATTCCTCTATCAAGTGCTTTCTAGTCGATCCACCTGGTTCTGGTCTGTTCAACAAGGTGACGAGAGGAGTGATGTACACGAGAGAAGAAGCTGAAGGACGGAGGTTAAAAAACCCTTTCGATACGATCACTGAAGGAATTGGAATTAACAGACTGACAGAAAATTTCAAACTTGCAGTACTTGATGGGGCTTTTCGTGGCTCGGATAAAGAAGCTGTTGAGATGTCTAG GTATGTATTGAAGAACGACGGGCTGTTTCTTGGTAGTTCTTCAGCAATGAACTGTGTTGGAGCTGTCAGAGTGGCACAACAAATGGGCCCTGGTCACACCATCATAACAATTTTATGCGACAGTGGTATGAGGCATTTGAGTAAGTTTTACAATGCCGAATATTTGGCCCAGTATGGGCTGACGCCTTCAGCTTCTGGATTGGAGTTCCTTGGTATCAGTTCTGGTGAGAATTTCAATGAATTTCAATGTAtttgttttcttcttttatcgacTTATAGTGAATGA